The Vitis riparia cultivar Riparia Gloire de Montpellier isolate 1030 chromosome 10, EGFV_Vit.rip_1.0, whole genome shotgun sequence genome includes a region encoding these proteins:
- the LOC117923523 gene encoding uncharacterized protein LOC117923523, with translation MSRVRAISSPDLLPSSLNDHTNHNQNIQDRPDDLSLEGVSTNIKLLLKLIQDHNEACAKDINDERKLQRVAGMMTNILDDVKFRIQKCQTLSKKREAELRRCNTDLRPGHVPRDKKPTEAGGEEKQKMKKELNASLAAQKSLEIMCSSLGKEKEIMATELARRVQELSGTEELVNDLKAQNEMLLEKVQNFVAEHKEEETLGNEALQERNKALSEKLLKSIDGYRSLKRKLKEAQEENAGLHMTLEEVGVDVAAGLDQIRSFRQRIITGNEQAVDIEEEMSALVHMFERFEIKATKHRQKKSECVKPKVVIKASSPSVLA, from the exons ATGAGCCGGGTTCGTGCCATTTCGTCTCCTGATTTGCTTCCTTCTTCCTTGAATGATCATACCAATCACAACCAGAATATTCAAGATCGCCCAGATGATTTGAGCTTAGAAG GTGTTTCGACAAATATAAAGCTACTGCTAAAACTGATCCAAGATCACAATGAGGCATGCGCGAAAGACATTAACGATGAGCGGAAACTACAGAGAGTGGCAGGAATGATGACAAACATTCTTGATGATGTTAAATTCAGAATCCAAAAGTGCCAAACTCTTAGCAAGAAACGAGAGGCGGAGCTCAGGCGGTGCAACACTGACCTTAGGCCTGGCCATGTCCCCAGAGACAAAAAGCCTACTGAAGCAGGAGGCGAGGAGAAACAGAAGATGAAAAAGGAGCTGAATGCGAGCTTGGCAGCACAGAAGAGCCTTGAAATAATGTGTTCAAGCTTGGGGAAGGAGAAGGAGATTATGGCAACAGAACTTGCAAGGAGGGTCCAAGAATTGAGTGGGACAGAGGAGCTTGTCAATGACCTCAAAGCCCAAAATGAGATGCTGTTGGAGAAAGTACAAAATTTTGTGGCTGAGCACAAAGAGGAGGAAACTCTAGGAAATGAAGCCCTCCAAGAGCGTAACAAGGCGCTCTCAGAGAAGCTCCTCAAGTCCATTGATGGGTATCGATCCTTGAAGAGGAAGTTGAAAGAGGCCCAGGAGGAGAATGCAGGACTTCACATGACATTGGAGGAAGTGGGGGTGGATGTAGCAGCTGGCCTAGACCAAATCCGTAGCTTCAGGCAGCGGATCATCACAGGGAATGAACAAGCAGTGGATATTGAAGAGGAAATGTCGGCATTGGTACATATGTTTGAACGCTTTGAAATCAAGGCAACAAAGCATAGACAGAAGAAAAGTGAGTGTGTAAAACCAAAGGTTGTGATTAAAGCCAGTAGCCCTTCAGTTCTCGCATGA
- the LOC117922959 gene encoding protein BREAST CANCER SUSCEPTIBILITY 1 homolog, whose product MGDSSHLERMGRELNCPICLSLLNSAVSLTCNHVFCNSCIMKSMKSGSNCPVCKVPYGRREVRPVPHMDSLVSIYKSMEAASGINIFVTQNAPSTKLSDKQQTEGDQNCGGQKADNASEERAKNQRKLKGKGPKRSLKTNPEDSGLNPAKPSFPGKKRVQVPQYPLSETPKRPAKLDGGLSEMSKGGPKNNSVVLNEKPALNDNGELVFSPFFWLREDEDVENSSQQMDGDLALSSSLPNVPSFSDIKGSDDEMPSELTPKGKVDTEFNVADPFDSEIFEWTQRACSPELCSSPMEMQVPDSDEFDEIQKGENKPDSQSATKEEEAPRTENMNGMNCKEGTGCAAMRLPAMSSPETKNANGQNGIGISKKRGRKSNKKGQKKRAKRGADEVLGIHINAQSVAEDFIPVQDCDKDGSSNLRKKTHKGCEKACFDNNATGAAPENVSSVSVGSKSLNQDDENIITALPASLVKKHVSDENLNLKKRGRRCDNVNTQSQKGHTVRSKNQKLESAEDDMLGKGAITLNQINYDMFSHSPCVSLPMADDGKASDRGEKASKHGRIISKVNQKHDKRLRPSKKLKVSTDDISKYGLIDDTQEGHTKVSAKSTQPINNNQCNPEVRVLDYSSTAKKALSATSGGALRKCESIPNKISCAFCHSAEDSEASGEMVHYFNGRPIAADHNGGSNIIHSHRNCTEWAPNVYFEDGTAVNLKAELTRSRRITCCCCGIKGASLGCYEKSCRKSFHFPCAKLTPQCRWDTDNFVMLCPLHASSKLPNEISERPAKTRKKCSTKGRSDIQRAQVAVKHDISTSQHWNSHGSPGKLVLCCSALTVAEKDIVSEFERLSGVTVLKKWGPGITHVIASTDENGACRRTLKFLMGILEGKWILNTEWIKACMKAKEPVAEEQYEIGIDIHGIRDGPRLGRLRLLNKQPKLFSGFKFYFFGDFMPSYKGYLQDLVIAAGGTVLHRKPILGNQETLSSGSSMYETFIIYSLELPEKCGPDMKNQIFTCRRSEAEALVRSTGAKVASNSWFLNSIAACQVQNVAE is encoded by the exons ATGGGCGATTCTTCACACCTGGAGAGGATGGGGAGAGAACTCAACTGCCCCATTTG TTTGAGTTTACTAAATTCTGCAGTTTCGCTTACATGCAATCATGTGTTCTGCAA TTCATGTATCATGAAGTCAATGAAGTCAGGTTCAAATTGCCCAGTTTGTAAAGTGCCATATGGGCGTCGAG AGGTTCGCCCTGTGCCTCACATGGATAGCTTGGTCAGCATCTACAAAAGCATGGAAGCTGCTTCGGGAATCAATATTTTTGTCACTCAGAATGCACCATCAACTAAATTATCAG ataaacagCAAACTGAAGGTGATCAAAATTGTGGGGGACAAAAAGCAGATAATGCTAGTGAGGAGAGAGCAAAGAATCAAAGAAAACTGAAAGGGAAGGGACCAAAAAGATCACTTAAAACCAATCCAGAAGATTCTGGTCTCAATCCTGCAAAACCTTCCTTTCCAGGCAAGAAAAGGGTTCAGGTGCCACAGTATCCTCTGTCAGAAACCCCCAAACGGCCTGCAAAGTTGGATGGTGGTTTGAGTGAAATGAGCAAAGGTGGGCCTAAGAACAATTCAGTTGTACTAAATGAGAAACCTGCTCTAAATGACAATGGAGAACTGGTATTTTCACCTTTTTTCTGGTTGCGAGAGGATGAAGATGTAGAAAACTCAAGTCAGCAGATGGATGGGGATCTTGCCTTGAGCTCATCACTGCCAAATGTTCCTTCTTTCAGTGATATCAAGGGTTCAGATGATGAAATGCCTTCTGAATTGACCCCAAAA GGGAAGGTGGATACCGAATTCAATGTTGCAGACCCATTTGATAGTGAGATATTTGAATGGACACAAAGAGCTTGCTCCCCTGAGCTCTGTTCAAGTCCCATGGAAATGCAG GTTCCAGATTCtgatgaatttgatgaaattcaaaaaggggaaaataaaCCAGATTCACAGAGTGCAACTAAAGAAGAGGAAGCTCCTAGAACAGAGAACATGAATGGCATGAACTGCAAAGAAGGAACAGGCTGTGCAGCTATGAGATTGCCTGCTATGTCCTCCCCAGAAACCAAAAATGCCAATGGTCAAAATGGGATTGGAATATCAAAAAAGAGAGGtaggaaatcaaataaaaagggTCAAAAGAAACGTGCCAAGAGAGGTGCTGATGAAGTTCTTGGAATCCATATTAATGCACAGAGTGTAGCTGAAGATTTTATTCCAGTACAAGATTGTGACAAGGATGGCAGttcaaatttgaggaaaaaaactCACAAAGGGTGTGAGAAGGCTTGCTTTGATAACAATGCTACTGGTGCAGCACCAGAAAATGTTTCCAGCGTATCTGTTGGATCAAAATCTCTGAATCAGGATGATGAGAATATAATTACTGCATTGCCTGCTTCATTAGTTAAGAAACATGTCAGTGATGAAAATCTTAACTTAAAGAAAAGGGGCAGAAGGTGTGATAATGTCAACACCCAGAGCCAGAAAGGTCATACTGTAAGATCTAAAAATCAGAAGTTAGAATCTGCTGAGGATGACATGCTTGGGAAAGGTGCAATTACCCTAAaccaaataaattatgatatgttCTCCCATTCACCTTGTGTTTCTTTGCCTATGGCTGATGATGGGAAAGCTTCTGATCGTGGTGAGAAAGCCAGCAAACATGGCAGAATAATTAGTAAAGTTAATCAGAAGCATGATAAAAGATTGAGACCTTCAAAAAAGTTGAAGGTTTCAACAGATGACATCTCAAAATATGGGTTGATCGATGACACTCAAGAAGGCCATACCAAGGTTTCTGCAAAGAGTACCCAACCAATTAATAACAATCAATGCAATCCTGAAGTCAGAGTTCTTGATTATTCATCAACAGCAAAGAAGGCTCTTTCTGCCACTAGTGGAGGGGCTTTGCGGAAATGTGAGAGCATTCCTAATAAAATTAGTTGTGCTTTTTGTCATTCTGCTGAAGATTCAGAG GCTTCAGGAGAGATGGTCCACTACTTCAATGGGAGGCCCATTGCAGCAGATCACAATGGAGGATCTAACATCATACATTCGCACAGGAACTGCACAGAATG GGCCCCTAATGTTTATTTTGAGGATGGTACCGCAGTCAATCTCAAAGCTGAATTAACAAGAAGTCGGAGGATTACATGCTGCTGCTGTGGTATCAAAGGGGCATCTCTAGGTTGCTATGAGAAGAGTTGTCGCAAAagctttcattttccttgtgCAAAGCTAACCCCACAATGTCGATGGGATACT GACAACTTTGTCATGTTGTGTCCTCTTCATGCCTCTTCTAAGTTGCCAAATGAAATTTCTGAACGTCCAGCAAAAACTAGAAAGAAATGCAGTACAAAAGG ACGATCAGACATTCAACGAGCTCAAGTTGCTGTTAAACATGACATCAGTACTAGTCAGCACTGGAATTCCCATGGATCACCTGGTAAATTGGTTCTTTGTTGCTCAGCTCTCACAGTTGCAGAGAAG GATATTGTTTCAGAATTTGAGAGGTTATCTGGAGTTACAGTGTTGAAGAAATGGGGTCCAGGTATCACCCATGTCATTGCATCAACAGATGAAAATGGAGCATGCAGAAGAACCCTAAAATTTTTGATGGGTATCTTGGAGGGAAAGTGGATTCTGAACACTGAGT GGATTAAAGCTTGCATGAAAGCGAAGGAGCCTGTTGCAGAGGAGCAGTATGAAATTGGTATTGACATTCATGGAATCAGAGATGGTCCTCGACTTGGGAGACTAAGACTCCTGAATAAG CAACCAAAGCTTTTCAGTGGCTTTAAGTTCTATTTCTTTGGAGACTTCATGCCTTCATACAAGGGCTACCTACAAGATCTTGTAATTGCAGCTGGAGGAACTGTTCTACATAGAAAACCCATTTTGGGAAACCAGGAAACTCTATCATCTGGATCCTCCATGTACGAAACTTTCATTATTTACAGCCTTGAACTGCCTGAGAAGTGTGGTCCTGACATGAAGAATCAGATTTTTACCTGCCGCCGATCTGAAGCTGAGGCCCTTGTAAGATCAACCGGAGCCAAAGTAGCAAGCAATTCATGGTTTCTGAACTCCATTGCTGCTTGCCAGGTGCAAAATGTTGCTGAGTAA
- the LOC117923469 gene encoding pentatricopeptide repeat-containing protein At4g21065, producing MHSNQLGRQPSIPTHSPRKHFAFTISTSTCPESPKSYILKKCIALLLSCASSKFKVRQIHAFSIRHGVPLTNPDMGKYLIFTLLSFCSPMSYAHQIFSQIQNPNIFTWNTMIRGYAESENPMPALELYRQMHVSCIEPDTHTYPFLLKAIAKLMDVREGEKVHSIAIRNGFESLVFVQNTLVHMYAACGHAESAHKLFELMAERNLVTWNSVINGYALNGRPNEALTLFREMGLRGVEPDGFTMVSLLSACAELGALALGRRAHVYMVKVGLDGNLHAGNALLDLYAKCGSIRQAHKVFDEMEEKSVVSWTSLIVGLAVNGFGKEALELFKELERKGLMPSEITFVGVLYACSHCGMVDEGFDYFKRMKEEYGIVPKIEHYGCMVDLLGRAGLVKQAHEFIQNMPMQPNAVVWRTLLGACTIHGHLALGEVARAQLLQLEPKHSGDYVLLSNLYASEQRWSDVHKVRRTMLREGVKKTPGHSLVELRNRLHEFVMGDRSHPQTEEIYVKLAEITKLLKLEGYVPHISNVLADIEEEEKETALSYHSEKIAIAFMLINTAAGIPIRVVKNLRVCADCHLAIKLISKVFDREIVVRDRSRFHHFKDGHCSCKDYW from the coding sequence ATGCACTCGAATCAGCTGGGTAGGCAGCCCTCAATCCCAACCCATAGCCCCAGAAAACATTTTGCTTTCACAATCTCCACGTCAACCTGCCCAGAAAGCCCCAAATCCTATATTCTCAAGAAATGCATTGCTCTTTTGTTAAGCTGTGCTTCTTCCAAATTCAAAGTCAGGCAAATCCATGCATTCTCTATCAGACATGGTGTCCCCCTCACCAACCCGGATATGGGCAAGTACTTGATATTCACCCTTTTGTCATTCTGCTCGCCCATGTCCTATGCCCACCAAATCTTTTCCCAAATCCAAAACCCAAATATTTTCACGTGGAATACTATGATAAGGGGCTATGCAGAGAGTGAAAATCCTATGCCAGCCCTTGAATTGTACCGTCAAATGCATGTATCTTGCATTGAACCTGATACACACACTTACCCCTTTCTTCTCAAGGCCATTGCTAAGTTGATGGACGTTAGGGAGGGGGAAAAGGTTCATTCCATCGCTATAAGAAATGGGTTTGAGTCGTTGGTGTTTGTTCAGAACACTTTGGTTCATATGTATGCGGCTTGTGGGCATGCTGAGAGTGCTCACAAGCTGTTCGAGTTGATGGCTGAGAGGAATCTTGTGACTTGGAATTCTGTAATTAATGGATATGCTCTTAATGGGAGGCCTAATGAGGCTTTGACTCTTTTCAGGGAAATGGGTTTGCGGGGCGTGGAGCCAGATGGGTTCACCATGGTTAGCTTGCTTTCTGCATGTGCTGAGCTTGGGGCTCTGGCTTTGGGCAGGAGGGCTCATGTGTACATGGTAAAAGTGGGTTTGGATGGGAACTTGCATGCTGGCAATGCCCTTTTGGATCTTTATGCAAAGTGTGGGAGCATTAGACAAGCACATAAAGTGTTTGACGAGATGGAGGAAAAGAGTGTGGTTTCCTGGACTTCTTTGATTGTGGGATTGGCTGTTAATGGGTTTGGAAAGGAAGCACTTGAGCTTTTCAAGGAGTTGGAGAGGAAGGGCTTGATGCCCAGTGAGATTACTTTTGTTGGGGTCTTGTATGCTTGTAGTCATTGTGGGATGGTGGATGAGGGGTTTGATTACTTCAAGAGGATGAAAGAGGAATATGGCATTGTACCAAAGATAGAGCATTATGGTTGCATGGTTGATTTGTTGGGTAGGGCAGGCTTGGTGAAACAAGCACATGAATTTATCCAAAACATGCCAATGCAGCCCAATGCTGTTGTTTGGAGGACCTTACTGGGAGCATGCACCATACATGGGCATTTGGCTCTTGGGGAGGTTGCAAGAGCCCAACTCCTCCAGTTAGAGCCTAAACACAGTGGGGATTATGTGCTCCTCTCCAACCTCTATGCATCTGAGCAGCGTTGGTCAGACGTGCACAAGGTGAGGAGGACAATGCTGAGGGAAGGAGTGAAGAAAACTCCGGGGCATAGCCTTGTTGAGTTAAGAAATCGCCTCCATGAGTTTGTAATGGGAGATAGATCCCATCCCCAAACTGAGGAAATATATGTGAAGCTAGCAGAGATCAcaaagttgttgaaattggAAGGTTACGTGCCTCACATCTCAAATGTGCTTGCAGACATAGAGGAGGAGGAAAAGGAGACTGCTCTGTCTTATCACAGTGAGAAGATTGCAATTGCTTTTATGCTGATTAATACAGCAGCCGGCATCCCAATCAGGGTTGTGAAGAATCTGAGGGTGTGTGCAGATTGTCACTTAGCAATTAAACTTATTTCAAAGGTATTTGATCGAGAGATAGTTGTGAGGGACCGCAGCCGGTTCCACCATTTCAAAGATGGACATTGTTCTTGCAAGGATTATTGGTAA
- the LOC117924266 gene encoding BAG family molecular chaperone regulator 3-like yields the protein MMKGRSDYSGCMSEGSATTTSSTSKDEEIEWEMRPGGMLVQKRTEKSDSLAPNLLIRVAYGALRYEISVNSQATFGELKKLLTAETGLQPGEQRLIFRGKERENGEYLDMCGVKGRSKVILMEDPSSRERRAIEMRRNAKIQTAHRAISNVSMEVDKLAEQVSAIEKSISNGTKVPEVQITTLIEMLMRQAIKLDGIAAEGDASAQKNLQGKRVQKCVETLDVLKISNGKVKPVIVTTKWETFDPPPTTAHWEFFD from the exons ATGATGAAGGGGAGATCGGATTATAGTGGGTGCATGAGCGAGGGCTCGGCGACGACGACGTCGTCTACGTctaaagatgaagagattgagtgGGAGATGAGGCCCGGAGGAATGTTGGTGCAGAAGCGAACCGAGAAATCGGATTCTTTGGCTCCGAATTTGTTGATTCGCGTTGCCTATGGTGCTCTTCGGTACGAGATCTCCGTCAATTCTCAGGCGACTTTTG GAGAGTTGAAGAAGCTTCTGACGGCGGAGACTGGGTTACAGCCGGGTGAACAGAGGTTAATATTCCGAggaaaggagagagaaaatgggGAATATTTGGACATGTGCGGCGTCAAAGGTCGATCAAAAGTCATACTAATGGAGGATCCATCGAGCAGAGAGAGGAGAGCCATCGAGATGCGCAGGAACGCCAAGATCCAGACCGCACATCGCGCCATTTCGAACGTGTCCATGGAGGTTGATAAGTTAGCGGAGCAG GTTTCTGCAATTGAGAAGTCAATTTCGAATGGGACTAAGGTACCAGAGGTTCAGATCACTACATTGATTGAGATGCTCATGAGACAGGCTATCAAACTGGATGGCATTGCTGCAGAAGGAGATGCGTCTGCTCAGAAAAATTTGCAG GGTAAGAGAGTGCAGAAGTGTGTGGAAACGCTAGATGTGCTGAAGATATCAAACGGGAAAGTGAAGCCTGTGATTGTCACAACCAAGTGGGAGACCTTTGACCCTCCTCCAACCACAGCTCATTGGGAATTTTTTGATTGA